GCTGGTGAAGGAGGCCCTGGAGCGCTACGGGCTGAGCCAGCTCAGCGCCGCGCAGTACGCGCTCTGCGACGTCATCGGCCGCTTCCAGGGCCCCGAGAAGCAGTGGCAGACCGAGGGGCTGAGGGTGCTGGGCGACCACGAGAAGCCCCTGCTCATCCAGGACCTCTGGAAGCCCAGGGAGGGCTTCTCGCGCCGGCTGGAGCTGCGCAGGAGGGCCGAGGTGGAGGAGATGGCGGCCAGGGATGTGGACACCACCACTGCAGGTcagagctggctgtggggcagggagaggggttggggtgcagccccaggagccttCCCGCACCAGAGGCTTTCACACGTGGTTTGGGTGCGGGGGTTGGTGCAAGTGGCAGGCTGGGCACGTTTTAGCTGCAAGGACTCAGCATTCTCCTACATCAAATATTTACCCCAGACAGTTTAAGGGTTAATGACAAACCCTGCCCATGAttggggagcagcaggcaaGAGCATCAGCGTGTCCTCCTCTTCCCATCAGTGAAACAGCACCGTGGCATCCCCAGCTTCGTGCCTGGcagagcactgccctgctcccccaTCTCCCTCTGGGTATCCCCCAGGCCTGACACCCCGGGCAAATCTGCAGGAGCAattaaggaaaatgaaaagctaATGAAGAGAGAGCAATGTAGGGCAGGAGAGCCCCTGCAGCGGTGCCTGATGgaggccagggctggcaggagatAAGTGCATCATTAGGAACCAGCAGCAGTAATGAAGCTTTTCTCCTCTCACCCTCAGATAAAAGTCCTGTGAGGATGAGGGCAGAAGggtttaaaatcagatttttaccTGCACAATGTGCTTGCTGGGTCAGACCTGCTGACCAGGCCCCAGAGGTGTCAGCCACAGCGTTTTGCTGGGATGGGCCCCAGCAGTTCCTCACACCTGTAGGGAAGAGTGGTTACTGTCAGAACTAAACTGGTGGTGATGCAGGATTACTCTGTGTGCTTGGCAAAGAAGAGCCAAGTTTctgccccaccagcagcagaacagaTGGTCCAACCTGTCCCACACCAGGGGGgacacagctcctctcccacccATCCTAACAAAGCTGGAAAGAGCCCTGGCACACGGGGAggaaagcagaggcagctggagcctgccCAGCTGCAATTTTCAATTGGGATTTCACCTGGTACTTGAGGACACAGGGCTGCCTCCATGCTCACCATGCCCAGcctgtggctgctcagggaggggaTGCCACCGGTGCTCCCAGCTCattgcacacagacacagaggtggctcctgccagggcctgggCCAAGGAGGTGGATGCTCTGTTCTTCTcttcagctcttcctgcagccaggaTCAGAGAGATGTGAAGCActttgggaaagcagcagctctaaAAACAGCTTCAGTTGAATGGAGGGAAGGGCAAGAGCCCAGTGAGGGGTGCAGCACTCGGGGGGCAGGGCCAtgtggcagctccctgccagcccaaggTCACATCCACAGCCTCAAATCCTCCCCTCGGATGCACAAAGCAACTTTCCTCCATGGCCTGGATCCTGGGTGGGCTGGGAGTGTGGGAGTGCAAGGCTCCCACccaggcagggaagcagcagggtcTGGGCTGCCCACCAGGCCTGGGGCTGCACCCTTGGGTCATTTccatggaggagcagctcctggtagGGGCCTGTGCTCTGGATGTGGAAACAAGCCCGTTATGCTTTCGTTATCACTTCATTTGTTTCAGCACTCCTGGGTGGGGCTGTGGAAATTCCCCATTTTTTAACCTTTGGGCATTTTCCATAGCTGACCAAGCTCTTCAAAGACAGAAGCTACACCCACAGTCAGGctgtctgctctgcagagtACACAGCCCATGGTTGCCTTACCTGGTAAAATCTCACTCCTGCAGCCCTTTCTCTTGGTGGCACCAGGGGCTCTGTCACCAGTCTCACCCTGGCATGATGTGGGGTTGGGACCACCCTTTCCCACCTCATCTGCAAACTGCCAGGAATGAACGTGAGTGATGCAGCCTGTGACCCAGCACCCCAAAAGGACCCAAAACTCCTGGTGTGGGGGGTATTGACCGTGAGTGCCCTCCACCAGGGTCACCCTTGTCACCAGGCTCAGGCTGGCAGAGGTCCccttgctgagcagcagctgcctgcccagggtggtgaggcactggcgTGGAAAACACGACATCTGTGCAAAAGTAAAGGGACTTCAGGCTTGCAGCTCCctcagagaaaagcagaggaatgCTCAAATCATCTCCAGGGCAATACCTGCAGGCCCTTCCCCACACAGGGCAtcgctggagcagcaggactgggaccACTGGGGTCATGCAGGTGCATCCCTGGCTGAGGGAAAGGCTCCACATCCACCCATGACCTCTTAGCAAATAGCTTAAGACTTTTATCTGCTCAGTTACCCATTATCCTAATTAGTTTATTAGCTGCTTCCCACTgggaagggcagtgctggctcctCATGCCACTAATTAGCAGCACAGGTAGGGCCTCTCTGCAGCTAACGAGGCAGCccctctctccctgtgcccccagccctgctccttttGGGGAGCACAGTCGTGGAGATGTAGGGAAAACACCCACAAACTGGAGGATGGTGCAGCCCTTGGCATCTCAGTGGCattcattttccaaaatatCCCCATTTTGTACCAGGTCCTGTCCTAACTGGAGCTTTCCCAAGGGGCTGGAGGCTGAACTGCACACGCAGCTCCAGAAACTTGGGATTTAAGCCTATTATTCTAAAAGATGCTCTGGCAAATGCCTTTGAGGATCTGGCTTTGATATACCTTAGCACAACTGCATCCAGGGAAGATTCCCTGCAGAGTCTGCAGAGCAATTACATTAGGAAGGACTAGCCTGGTCTTAGTCCCTCCTGGGTACATTCAaagcatttcttctttcctgggGCCCGTGGAGTTATTTGTTGATTTATTTCTCAGCCAGGAAAAGCCAACCTCTTTCCTCAGCTGAAAAAGAGGCAGATCCCAGCCAAGATCCCAGGCACCACAACTATAAGTTTTTCCTCTGGGTTGCAGGATGGGTTTAGAGGCAGCAGCTTGGTGGGGTCTGGTGGATGCTGCCCGAGGGGGGCCCAGCTCTCTCTAAGGATGAGATCCAGCCCTGTCTTAGGATCTGATTAGTGAGAGATGCCTCTGCCTGAGCTGAGGTGCAAACGAGACAAATGCTGAAGTAAATAATAACAGATTTTATTAGCAGTCAGtgtgaggaagagagagagaaagaaagagaaaaggggtgGGGGGACAGAGACAGAGCTCTTGTTTTGAGCTGGTGCTGTCTTGGGTTGGTGGTTGTGGATCTCCCCCTGCCAGAATTGCCTCTTACCCAGTCAGAGCTGATTCAGCACAGTTGCTGAGTTGCTTCCattagtttcttccttatcttgggagttCTGCCAAGTGTCCTTGTGGCCTGTAAATTCTGTATTCTTTATGCCCACTATCAGTGGTACATTCCTTTTCCCAAGCCTTTTTAACCCCTAGGCCTGAGATCACTGGAGCTTGTCCAGCCCTAAACTTTAACAGGGCCTAACACCCTGACAGCAGTACCTCCTTTCTACAGGCCAAGTCCTGGCTATCCAGGGAGGAATGAAATATTTGGGGATGCTCTTTGAATCCTTACATGCTGTTCCCATCCCAGTCTCCATGTGGATTCAGCAGCCATTGGCTCTGCCCTGGTCACGCTGCCCTGGAGATGTCCAGGCTGAGTTTTGGGTAGGATAACCTGCACATGCTTGGGAGGACAAACCAGTAccaaaggatgaaaaaaaccTAACCCAGTTTTATGGAGGGACTTTGTTATGCTCAGGAAAAGAGCAGTGTTTATctttccagcacagcccagggttGGTGGGAGCCTGTGATGGGGGCagtgaaaaagcagctttttcctacacaaaataaatacagaagcTTCCTTTCCCCTCGATAAGGGGCTGGTGAGGGCCTGTCTCTGCAGGCAGTGGGACCCCAgtcctgctctgtcccactgagctccagcagcagctgctccccaggatcCAGCCCCACTCCTCCCTGCTCGCTCAGCCTGGTCTGGGATCTGCATTGCCCCAGCTGTCCTTCATCCTCTGGCCCATTTCCATGATGTGGGTTGGGGACAGGCCTCCTGGGGGGAGCTGAGGTGTCCTGCAGACACATTTGGGGTGGCCTTTGGCATCCCCAGCAGTGTGGTTTGTGTGGGTTTGTTGTCCTCCCTGGATGTTCCATCTGTGCCGTGGCCAATTGCCTTTTTAAGAAGGACACAGGGCACGGGACTGCTTGGGGTGGCTTGGCTGTGCCTTGCCCTAATCCCAAGGCATGTAAACAGCAGGGGCTATTttctccctgtcccaccccccctccctgtccccatctcttTGATTTTCCCAGCAAAGGAGCGCtccatttaaaacaaacaaacaaaaaaatgtatttcagaacCAGCAGCCCATTCCTCACCAAATAAggcagatgattttttttttttgggtctGAGATTGTGAGTGTCGCTTtaagcagccctgggcaccaggcTCTCTGCTTTGCCGTCCCCAAATCCCGCTGGCTGTCCCCAAACCTCGCTGTCCAGAGCCGGGAGCAGGGCTCTGGCGCTGCACCGACAAcgctgcactgctgctcctgcaagcGAAtcctgtagggtttttttcccctctcttcgTCCTCCCCGAATGCCAGTGACCTGCTCCCAGGAGGCTGCCCAGCTGAGGTACGAGCATCACCCCTCGGACACACAACTTCCAATttctcctgcagagctccagcagcacggAGGGACCCAGCGGGACCCCCCGGCTCTGGGGGCGCCGTGTGAGGggctccttctgcagctgggcCCGGCCTATTCATTCACTCCGGCTCCTGTTTGTCTCACGGACAGACAGCTCTGCCCGAATTGATGCTTGGGAGAAGTTAATTACGGCTCGTTCCTGCTGCAGCCGGGCTCCACTGCAGCTCCCATGCCTGGCTGATGCTCCGGGGAATTGGGGGGGGGTCCCTGCGGGCCCCACTTGCTGCTGGCTACCCACTGCCGAAGGGTTGAAAGCCGAATccaggctcttttttttttttctttttagcaaaGATTGAGTGAAATTTCTTTTTAGCAGGgattccctctccccccagccctgcagcgtGGCCGGGGCGGATGGGGGATACTATGGACCGGCTGCTCTCCATTCAGTGAGGTTTGGGGgtcagggagggcagggacacccccgtTTTAGCGGTGCCATTAGCACACTAAACTCCGCGCCGGTGTCTCGGCGTCACCTCTCGGGGAGGGCAAAGGACCGGGGGACACCGGGGCAGGGTGGGTGCGCAGCGCCGGGAGGGCTCCGGCCGCTCCATCCCCGCTCcgagctgcagcatccctccCGCAACACGCGGGGTGCTGCGGCGGGGCGGGGGTGCTCCggggggggggctgcaggggctgaacGCCGCTCTGTccccccccatccccatccccgcaGGCATCAACGCCCAAGCGCGGAAGCTGCAGCGGCACCGGGCGCGGGGggcccggcgggcggcgggggctgAGCGGCGCGGGCCCCCCCCGGCCCTGCGGCGCAGCCTCAGCGAGACCAGCCTGGGGACCCCGGCACGgcgggcagggagcggggccggggccggcggcggggcccggctcCAGCGGCACTGCTCCACCCTGCCCGGCAgcccggcggcggcgcggagcggcggcagcagcagcagcagcagcagcagcagcatgcgGTACTCCCTCTACCAGTCCCcgcacctcctgctcctgcagggctaCAGCCAGCAGCATGTAAGCACAGCACCGCGCCGCCTCCTGCGCACCCCCGACACCCCCCgcttccctcccagcacccccaagccccggggagcggggctgctTGCATGGCCGGAGCTGCTGGGGTCGAGGgaggtgatggtggtggtggtggtgaggaTGAGCATCCTTTAGGAAATGGGCTTGGGACTTGCAGCCTTGTCCTCAAGTCTGTCCCCGGCCTGTCCCCAAGTGCGGGGAACGCGGAGGCAGGAGCCGTGACTCCCTGCAATCGCCCGGAGGGATGCAAGGTGATCCCcgagcagcatccctgccccggCCCGAGGGGGCCCCGGTTCTGCCGGTGGTGGCTGAGCTGCCCCGTCCCCCGTCCCCGGTCCGGCTCCTTCCTCAGTGGCAGATGGAATCAGAGGCTGCGAGGAGAACAGCGCAAGGAGAACTGCAAAGGACAGGGTCGGCTCTTGCAGTTAATGGCTACTTTGTGCCCGCTGAGTGTCGAGCTGTTCCAAGTTTTTGGCAGGGTGACACCGGCACTGCAGCCATCCCGTTAGTGctgctggggaaactgaggcacgggtTGGTCCCCTGAGCTGCCTCGGGGCGTGcgggcaggctgcagggaaaggcagggccaggggtggATGCTCTTGTCCCACTGTCGCCCCGGGCAGGGGGGGCAGGCATCGCTGCAGTCTGGGGCGAAAAggtgggaaggaaaagcagctgcagaagggaTGAGGGGGAGAGGTGGAGGGAGGGCTCCTTCTGTCCAAAGCAGCCCCATCTACTGCATGCCCAAAGTCATTGTGCCCATTTATTGCCATGCCCAAGGCAGGGATCACTGCTGTCCTGCTTGGCAGCGAGGAgagtaaaaaaacaaaatgtaaaagtgcagtgtcccctcccaggggacagctggggacagtgaggggacagctggggacagcgggaggctgcagcactcactgcatggcagcaggagggtcccttctccccctccccggTTCATGCTGCGTCTCCTCGCTCGGCAGGACAGCTTGGTGTACCTGCTGAACCGCGAGCAGCACACGGTGGGCCAGAGGACACAGGCGAGCAAGCCCAGCATCAGCCTGTCCGCCCCCGACATCCTGCCCCTGCACTGCACCATCAGGAAGCTCCGACCCTCCCGGCACCGCTCGGAGGAGAAGCTGGTGCTGGAGCCCATCGCCGGCGCTGGCATCTCCGTCAACTTCTCCGAGGTGGCCCGGACGGTGGTGCTGCGGCACGGGGACCTGCTGTCCCTCGGCCTCTACTACCTGCTGCTCTACAAGGACCCCATGAAGGCGCAGCCGCTGccagcacagaccctgctgagGCTGCGGGCCCTGCACCCCGAGGCTCCCCACGTGTGCGGCGCGTGCGGCAGCCTGCTGAAggacagggaccccaaaaagcGGGGCCCGTCGCCCGGCGGCGGCCCCAGGACGCCCcgcaggaagctgcagctggagttCGAGCCGGCGGcccaggatgtgctgctgcGGCGCATCATGACCCTGATCGAGCCCGGAGGGGACGACCACAAGCTGACACCCtgccttcctgctctgcctctgcatcCAGCACTCGGCCACCAACTTTGAGCCGGGAGACTTcgggcagctgctgctcaaagCAGGCCAAAATGATCCAGAGGACGGTGTGGGTCAGTCGGCGGTGGGAcggggtgttttggggtgggggtgtTGCTCGAGCCCTCCCTGGGGGCTCCTCCTCAGCCTGGTCCCTGGTGGCAGTGAGTGCTGGTGGGGGTGGTGCTGGTGCCACCCCATCCCACGGGTTCTCACTGTgctttccccttctctccctgcccaggagcGGACGCGGGAGCTGGCTGAAAAGCAATCCCAGCAGTAAGTGCGACCCTCCTTGTTTTACCTCAAAAAACGGGGAGAATTCAACCTGGTTCTTCCTCCATGAGTGAGGGCAGTCCGTGGCTGTCAGCCAGTGGTGCATGATGAGTTTTCCTGCTGAATCCCACACATTCTGCTCTCTGGTCCTTTAACCACATGCCTGCACAGAATGAGTGGGTTTGGAAAAGCTCAGGAGGGAATaggacctgcagcagctctggggttttcTCTGATCCATGATCTGGCCAAGGCTTTGCACTTGTGGCTTCAACCTTGAGTGATACAGTAGGAATGTCCTTATGTGTGAGCCTGACCTTCCTCAGGCTGGACACCCCTCAGTGGAGCTGAGATGGAGCTGGCATTGCATGTGTGCATCCAGGGGTGGTAGCACAGCGTGCCCCAATGCTGGGAGCACCATTCTGGGACAATCACAGTGGTGCAAGGAGCTGTCTTCCCAGCCATGTCCGAAATCCCATCTCTAAAGCAGTATCTGGAGAAACTGTTGGTGCTTGCTGTGAGCTCTCCTTTAGGATAAACTTCAAGGATGCTTCCCAGGCCCTTCCTATAGCAGGAAAAAGCAGTTTAGCAATTGAGAAATGACCCAGatactttttgttttatttttgaacacCCAGGGCAGGTGAGCTGGCTTTAACTgtccagagctggcaggagcagcacataCCTGTGGGGAAGGGCTGCTCTTCAGCCATGAATATTTAGTGCTGTTCATCTGTATTAGGGGAAGTCTCCCCCAAAAGCGGCACCCCATAAAGGCCAGGTGGCCTTGATCAGCCTGGTCCCCACAGGGTCCCCTTTGCCACCCCACAGAGCAGAAACCTCTGAATTTTTCCTTGCAAAGGGTCTTTCTAAGGGGAGTGCTGGGCTTGGGGGTGTGGGGATGTGAAAGCTCTCTGGCATTGCCCCAAACTGGCTGTTTTCTCCCCAAAAGCCTGAGTGGGGAcgctgaggagcagcaggtgtAACACCTGCTGTGTCTCCCCAGCCAGGACCCTGCCACCCTGTCCCGCTTCACCATCACAGACCTCCTCCCAGACCTGCAGCACATCATCTTCTGGATGGCCAATGCCATCGAGATCCTCTACTTCGTCCAGCAGAAATCACCCACCTACATCCAGAGCATGGAGGAAGAGCTGGACATCAAAGGTAAGTGTGGATGCAGCATCCTGCCTGTtttcccagccagagcagctctgctctgctaaTCCCCACTCACAGGTGCTGGTCAGTGCCCTCGAGATGCTCCATTAACCCTCCATAATCCTCATCAGCAGGGACATCTCCgtgctgtgggctgggggaATCTGTGGGAGGAGCAGCCTCACatcctgccctggtgctgcccagctgcagagccaggttGTGTTGTGTTCACACACGAGTATGATGAGTTTTCCTGCTGAATCCCACACATTCTGCTCTCTGGTCCTTTAACCACCATGCTTGCACAGAATGAGTGGGTTTGGAAAAGCTCAGGAGGGAATagaacctgcagcagcagcttgtggTTAATGCCCTGAGGGCTTTCTTCACCCTGGATTTGCAGGTAGCCCTGCAGAACTGCTCACTGGTGAGCTTGTGTTAATGAcagcaaaaggggaaaaaaagatagaaaGGTATTAAACCAGCCTCAGAAACTTTCTGGTCTATGCAAAAAGTTAAAATGCTCCtaggccaggcaggagctgccagcagtgatggaagctctggggacagcaggtggGAGCTCCCCGGGGCCAGAGGAGCCTCTTTGCCCTGTTGAGGGATCCCGTGGGGATGATACAAACCTGGAAATCCTAATAACCCACACCCTGGGAGTGTGGGGGCCTCGCTGCTGCAGGTTTGCTCCCCCgtgctcctctcctccctgcaggctccaaGGAGTCTCTGTTCTCCTCGACCATCACGGCCAGCGAGGAGGCGATGACGGTGCTGGAGGAGGTGATCATGTACACCTTCCAGCAGTGTGTCTACTACATCTCCAAGGTACAGCGGCACACGGGGCCagcaccagcatccccagggctgtgcgggagggttttttttttttaagctttcacTCCTTGGCAGTTGCACCACGCTGAGGTGTTTTCCTTCGGGCTGAAGTTCCCCGATTTTTTGGTCGCAGCCCAGGGAAAGTATTGAATTACTGCGGCGTGTTTCCTGGTCTGCAGTGCAGCGGCTCGGGGGAGGTGTTCGGGGAGGGCTGCTTGGCTCGGGCCAGCGCGGCATAATGGTGTGATTCAGAGCGTGATGGAAAGTGATGGAAAGTGATGGAAAGAGGCCCCTGGCCCGCCCGAGCCGGGCGGCAGCGGGAACAGAGCGGGCAGTGTGAGGCACAGAaaggctgccctgtgcaggaacggctccctgccaccggcaccggGCACACGGGGCTGCTCCCGCTCCCGAGCAGCGCCTTCCTCCCCTGCgccctcctccccttccctctccccgGGAAGAAGTGAGTGCAAGGCACTGCTCTCCCATTTAAGCAATATGGAAAATCATCCCCATCGATCCTGATTTCTTTCACCTTCGTGTCCAGCTGATTGGTTGCCGCCCTGGTTCACATCGGGTTTTGCAGATTTTAGCTGGCGTCACACATTATCTCTTGCAACTGCTAAAAGTGACCAACattattttttacaatttttacaatatttataattttataatgtTTATAATTCaataacatttatatttttatattatttataattttataacatttataatattaataattttataatatctatactttaaataatatttataattctataattttgataattttatgattgttataattttgcattaatttttatatttttaaaaattttgcgttaatttttataatttttaaaacttttgcaCAACACTGGAGCCCACGGAGGCAGGGTGTGAACAGGAGCAGCCCCTTGCTGGAACAGCACTGGCAGGGTTTGCTTGGCTTGAGGAGCTGAAGGAAAGGCTTGGCTCgtgcaaaaatagaaaaaccccagcaaactGAGTCTGCTGTGAccttgctgctctccctgcagtgtcTGTACGTGtcgctccctgccctgctggagtgCAACCCCTTCCAGAGTGAGTGCCGGGAGGGCTGGCGGGGGACTCCGCCTCTGCCCGAGGAGCTCCGCAGGGTCGTGCTCATCTaccaggctgtgctggaccTGCTCCACCAGTACGAAGTGCACCCCGAGATCACCTCCCAGATGTTTGCCTacctcttcttcttctctaaCACCCTGCTCTTCAACCAGCTCCTGGATAAGGGTCAGTCCTCCTTGAATTGGGCAACACATAGGGGACTGAGTTATTGGGATGCCCTCCaatccatcccagtgccacctaAAGGGGTacaggaaggggctggagatGGGCAGGTCTCAGCATTGCTACAGGCAGACCAAGCACAGACCCAGCTGCTGGCCCCTGgattcccattcccaggagagGCTAAACCCCACaaggatcccatcccattccattgCCCCTTCGAGCCTgagcagaggaggctgagggcagTTAATAGGGGCAGCTCATTAATAAACTACAGCAGCCTGAGGTGCTCATTAGCCCTCATTAACGCAGCTGCCCCCTTCTTAGTGCCAGGCAAGGCCCAGCCACCACCAGGAATTGCAGCCACAGGATGTTGGGGACATTAACTcgaggcaggggctgggggacaggggggctGTTCCCTGATATGGCTGATGGGTGCTTTGCCTCCTCAGGCTCCTCTCTGGGCTGCTATCACTGGTCTCAGGGGGTGAAGCTGCGGGCCAGCGTGCGGCTGCTCCTGGAATGGCTGCACAGCGCCGGCTTcgagcagctctcccagcagttCTTCTCCAAACTGGCCAGCGTGGCCAACCTGCTGGCCATGCCCGGCTCCCAGCTGGTGCAGGTGagggatcccagcccagggctcgTGGCAGTGGGATAGGCATGGGCAGGAGAGCCCCTGCTCAGTGTCTGGGGGGTCCCTACACTGATGTGTCCCTTTTGAACCTGCCACCAGCTGCCCTCTCTCAGGGTCTGTGGTGGGCAGTACCCAGGAGAGGATGGCTCTCTCTGGTTCTCTCCATCTTGCCTGACctctccctcctgtgcccctagaagctcctgctcctcagaggAAGCAGTTTCTCACCTCTGCCATGTGCTGTCTCCTCACACAGATGACCTGGCCATCCCTGCGAGCCGAGTTCCCAGCGCTGAGCCCCGCGCAGCTGCACCGGGTGCTGAGCCAATGCCAGGCAGTGATGGACGTGGGCTGCATCTCAGCATGGCAGCCCAGTGAGGAGGAGAGCTCAGCCACCTTCCAGCCTGGTGagtcctgctcagcctgctccagtcACATACAAACCAAACAGGTcattcccttccccttcctggTGTCCTGTACTACCTTCAGCAACTGGTAATAACCACAGCCCCAAAATTCAGATATTGCAAAGGATGCAAAGTGCAGGAGgctttttctgctgttccaAGTGAGGGATGATGCTGGCTCAAGCTCACTAAATCCCTGGTCCCAGCTGGGAGACTGCACAtggctgagagctgggaggcagcagtgggGTGCAGCCCAAGCCAGTGCTaacctccatccctccctctgcctttcaGATGATGTGCTGGAGTCCTTTGACAACCACCCACCCATCATCCTGCCCAGTGGGGGCTTCAAGGTGGACCTGGAGGTGGAGACATTGGATGACAACATCTACAGACACCTCCTTTACATCCGCCACTTCCTctggagcctgcagagcaggagcccccACAGCAGCGAGGGGCCAGGCTCAGCACTCCCAAAGGTAGCCTGTACCCCACAGAGGGGCTGTTCctctcctggctgggcaggagggtcTTGGGTCCCTCTGCAGACCCCTCCAAACCCAGTGCCAAGGGCTTGCTGCCCTtgcctgcagcctggagctgtggcagtgccctCATGGAGAGCTCCTGGAAGGATTAGTGCTGCTAATCCCCCAGCACGGGGGGCACGggaagctgagctggaaggacaGGCTCTTCCCAGCAATCTCAttagggagggaggggagatgTCTGTGGGCAGTGCTCCCCTTCTCCCTGTGTGTTCCCTGTCCTCCCTGAGCTGCACCCTGCCcgtccccagcagccaggcttgCACAGAGGTGCTAATTAGCTAATGCCTGTAAAGCACAGGGAGAGTGATATGTGCTGTGGG
Above is a window of Molothrus ater isolate BHLD 08-10-18 breed brown headed cowbird chromosome 16, BPBGC_Mater_1.1, whole genome shotgun sequence DNA encoding:
- the RADIL gene encoding LOW QUALITY PROTEIN: ras-associating and dilute domain-containing protein (The sequence of the model RefSeq protein was modified relative to this genomic sequence to represent the inferred CDS: deleted 2 bases in 2 codons), with amino-acid sequence MTTSPTMFYGPSSSMAPPSKNRLKRQSRLFSQVLYRTLSYKDRGSAPSAPAEDDPAELSTQLSAPGILKIFGGNICAGTNYKSVLVTGSSGARELVKEALERYGLSQLSAAQYALCDVIGRFQGPEKQWQTEGLRVLGDHEKPLLIQDLWKPREGFSRRLELRRRAEVEEMAARDVDTTTAGINAQARKLQRHRARGARRAAGAERRGPPPALRRSLSETSLGTPARRAGSGAGAGGGARLQRHCSTLPGSPAAARSGGSSSSSSSSSMRYSLYQSPHLLLLQGYSQQHDSLVYLLNREQHTVGQRTQASKPSISLSAPDILPLHCTIRKLRPSRHRSEEKLVLEPIAGAGISVNFSEVARTVVLRHGDLLSLGLYYLLLYKDPMKAQPLPAQTLLRLRALHPEAPHVCGACGSLLKDRDPKKRGPSPGGGPRTPRRKLQLEFEPAAQDVLLRRIMTLIEPGGDDHKLTPAFLLCLCIQHSATNFEPGDFGQLLLKAAKMIQRTVWERTRELAEKQSQHQDPATLSRFTITDLLPDLQHIIFWMANAIEILYFVQQKSPTYIQSMEEELDIKGSKESLFSSTITASEEAMTVLEEVIMYTFQQCVYYISKCLYVSLPALLECNPFQSECREGWRGTPPLPEELRRVVLIYQAVLDLLHQYEVHPEITSQMFAYLFFFSNTLLFNQLLDKGSSLGCYHWSQGVKLRASVRLLLEWLHSAGFEQLSQQFFSKLASVANLLAMPGSQLVQMTWPSLRAEFPALSPAQLHRVLSQCQAVMDVGCISAWQPSEEESSATFQPDDVLESFDNHPPIILPSGGFKVDLEVETLDDNIYRHLLYIRHFLWSLQSRSPHSSEGPGSALPKKEACPTPEVLEVSEGPAAAPGSTIAVQEDFCCLGGCAEPQGNPKLCLATSACPCEPPAGEPQLQEKLQQLQLGRSPVPKGGTVPPDPSCLLTPPTTPLNFDSGSPESPQGTGKGLQDARRNGMNGTKGSTPEGCSPTPYDYPTPESSSRSSATDDFCYVFVVELERGPIGLGMGLIDGVHTPLCSPGIYIRTLIEDSPAAADGRLSIGDRILAVNGTSLIGADYQSAVDLIRSGGKKLRFLVAKSDIEIAKKISSSSSSS